AAGAATTATACAAGATCTTATAGTCATAATTTTGGTAGTTTTTTTATATTTTATATTTGATGGTTTTGCATTCAAAAATACTTATTACGATTTAACATTTATCTATTCTGTAGTGGGTATTAGCTTCGCATTTCGCTTATTATTTGACTTAAACACGTTTAAAAATAAATAAACACTATTAGTAGGGCGTACCCGCATTGATAACTACCTGCGATTTTTTTGCTTTTAAGTTAAAAAAAATTGTCTTGATTTAATAAGGATCTGAATACACGATTCTATGTCAATTCATGTATTTATAAAAATTCAAATTAGTGATTCTAAAAAAAACTAACCCCATATTGGTCTAAGTATGATGATAACAATAGCTAATATTTTTTAGAAAAGTAAATATCCAAAAAAAGAACCTTGTCAAGACAAGGTTCTAGATACATATTTCTAAGAAATTTCATCTGTTTTAAAATTGTTGCTTATGGCCAAATAAATCTGAATGAGTTCCAGTTTGAACGACCGTAAGAATAAGTTGTTTATCATCAATTAAATAAATCAAAAGCCAATCAGGATTAATATGTAACTCTCTAACAGGACGTTTTTGCCCTACTAAAGAGTGATCATTATGTTTTTCATCTAATGGTTCTTGATTCACTAATTTTTTTAGTATTTCTACAAAATTTTCTTCTTTATACCGACCACTACTAATCATTTTCTTGTACTGCTTTTTAAATAAAGAGGTTTTCCTTAGTTTCAGCATATTATCCTCTACGACCTTAAATCTTTCATAAAGTTATCTACAGTATCATATACTTGAGCCTCAATCTTGCCATCTTGAATAGCATAAGCTTCTTCAATAGCTTTTTTAGTCTCAGTATTTGGTTTATCTAGCGTAATTTCAAACGGAAAACCATTAGTCCTAACAGCTGTACTTAAAAAGATCTTAATAGCCTCATTAGTAGATGTACCTAAGTTATTGAACAGTTCATCTGATTTTTCTTTTAATTCATTTTCCATGCGTATTTGAACATTTTTTGTAGTCAACTTAAACACTCCTTTCTACTCTTTTATTCTATCACTATTATCAAGAAAAATCAATATAATAAGATTGACTATCAATACAAATGAAATGTATTTAAAGGCAATATATATACATCCATGACTTTATAAGATTTCATGTATGAAACAATCACAACTTAGGTATATGTTATTATCAACAGAACTATAAAAAAGGAGGGCTTCTTTTGTATTTAGGAATTGCCGCATTTTTACTTTTTGTAATTAGCTTTAGCTGGTCTTTGAAAAATAAAAAAAATAGATAAAAAAGAATCCTGATATAAAAGGGTTCGGGATACACGGTTCTATAGAATTTCATGTATTAGTCTAAAAATATTTATTGGATTTAAAAATATAAGGTTTACAAACGTAGCGTTTAAAACAATGACACAGATTCTATCATCCTTATCAAACGGACGATAGAATCCCTAGCTTGTACAAAAGGAGTAAGAATGATTAACTTCGTTTAAAGGAGATTGTTAATGGAAATCAGTCATGAAATAAAAAAAAGAAGAACTGAATTGAATATTACTCAGGAAGAGCTTGCTGAACGATTGGATGTGACAAGGGCCGCAGTTTCAAATTGGGAAGTAGGAAGAAATTACCCTGATATTCAACTTTTGTTAAAAATTTCCGATGAGTTAAATATTTCTTTGGATCAATTATTGAGAGGGGATAAAACAATGGTTTCATCTATAGACAAGAAAATTAAAAAAGGTAATTTTATAGATAAGTATTATATTGTTTTCCTAACAATTGTTAGTACGACACTAGTGGGTTACTTTTCATTTGATAATTGGGTTTCAACTATTATCTTTGGAGTAATTAGTGGAGGAATCTTTGGAGTAATTATCGATTCCATTGGTAAAAGTAAGACTATTAAATAATTGTCAATTTTAATTCTTCCCAAAATTGACAGTAAACAGGTATGGATCTGACTGCTTTTCTGCTGTCGTTTATACGTGTCGATTTTCAAAAAAATATCCTTGCTACAAAAAAACTATTTTAAAAATTCAAATCAGTAGGTTTTAAGGAGAGCATAAAGAGATTCAGGCGCCTGCCGGTTTTCCGCTCCGCTTCAAAACGTTGACGTGTCAGGCTGTGCCTGACGAATCTCAAAAATAAAACCAGGCGCCTAGAAGGCGAAAAACGGCCTTTTCTTACCCCTCTTCAAAAGACTGTTATACCGGCGTTTGCAAGAGGTCGTGTATGACATATGTACACATATGTGTTACACTTGTCATACATAATGTATACATATGTATGACACTTTTAACGTGTTTTTTCTCTTGCTTTTCATCTCTTTTTTTAAAGAAAAGTCCCCTGCCAAAAAGGCGAAGGGGATTTTTTTTATTTTGCCCGAAAAAAACAGACGGGAATACCGTCGTTTTTCGGGCCTGTTTACGACGATCCTTTTCAGCCTAAAGGCGAAAAAAGGGACAGAGAGAACAGACGGTTTTTGCCTCGCAGAGCCTGACCAAAATTTATTTTGGTATAACAGGCTATACCAGATGTTTACTGGTGCTCGCTTCCTATTTACGGGTTAAAAGCAAAAAAACTAGCTCCAAAAAGCTTTTCCCATTAGCTTCTTGAAGAATAACGAGTGACTGGACCACTAATCAACCGTTATTGCTTCTAGTCTTTGCTACTACAATTTTACTAGATAAATAGAGAGAATCAAACTTAAATTTTTAGACATGAGCAAAGCGAGTTTTTAAATTCCGAAGGAATTTTCACACAAAAAAGTATTTTAAAACGACACGGTTACGTGATCATTTTAAAATACTTTTTTAGATTTCAGGAAGCAACATACATCATCTTAAAAGATGATGTGTAAGTGCGCCCTTTGTTTAAAATCTAAAAAGAGGTCAGAACAAAAGAGATGCTTTCAAAAAAAAAAGAAAAAAAGATAGAGCATAAAGAATAATAAAGATGCAAAATGGAGAACTTTTTTTCTTTCGTATACTTCTTTTATTTTTGTTCTCTTTTAAAAAAATCGAGCAAAGCGACAACAACCTTTTATACTTATTTTGAAAAAAATAAATATAAAAGAGCGTAAGGTTATAGGAAACTTCCTATCAGGTCAAAACAACGTTTTGGGGAATGCGACTACATACCCGTTGCCTGCCAAACAAGATTTTAACATTTGAAAATCAGAAGTCGTTCGTTAAATAAAAAAGTAGTCTGATCTAGTTCCCTCTAAAAATTAGTTAACACCTCTTTAAAAAATAAAAAAGAAAAAATACCTGCAAATTGTCTTTCTGGTCGTTACTGAAATTGAAACGAAAATTCGCTTGATTCATACTAAAATGAAATGCAGCAAGTTAAAGAAAATGAACCATTAGGAGTTTAGAAATGAACAAAAAAACTTTTGGATACTGGCTGTTACCTATGCAGCGATAACGTTTATTTTTAATAATGTGTTCCATACAGCTTTTGGTGCTTTCTTAATGACTTTAAGTTATTTTGCATTAGCTTTTGCTCTTCTTTCGTTTGTCTACCTGCCCATTCAACCTTTCTTACGACAATTTTTTTATTCTCGTAAGAAAAATCAGACGGATAAGTGAAACAAATTTAAACATATTGCATTTAAAACGACTTTAAATAGCCTTTAGAGTTGGTTTAACGAACTTAAAGCTAAATGCTCGTATTTGTACGTGAATGAACTACAAACGATTTAACCAATCTTTTTTAACGATTTTAGACTTTGGGTATGTAGGGCTTGCCCTGCACGAACGAAGTGAGCTCTTTACTCGTTTTATTCTTAGCCAAAACAAGCTTTTAAGCCGTTTTACTAAAAAGCCTTCTCTTCCCCTCTCTTTTCATTGCAAATGGAGCGTAGCGACTTCTTTTGACTTTTTAGAATGCTTTTTAGCTTGCGGAGCAAGGTTTCCTTTTGTCACTTGATCTTGTCTATCACTTTTCCTAAAAATACTAAACTCAATATATTTATAGATATTTTTATTGCGTTTCAAGAATACTCAAAGACGACACTTTGTCTTTAAGTCAATATTGTACTAGCAACACTTTTGCGGTTAAATATTTTATTTGTAATAATTTAATGATATGGAACACAAAACACAAACGTTTCTTTTTTTACTTTATATAATAATTGAA
The window above is part of the Carnobacterium iners genome. Proteins encoded here:
- a CDS encoding type II toxin-antitoxin system YafQ family toxin, whose protein sequence is MLKLRKTSLFKKQYKKMISSGRYKEENFVEILKKLVNQEPLDEKHNDHSLVGQKRPVRELHINPDWLLIYLIDDKQLILTVVQTGTHSDLFGHKQQF
- a CDS encoding type II toxin-antitoxin system RelB/DinJ family antitoxin, with translation MTTKNVQIRMENELKEKSDELFNNLGTSTNEAIKIFLSTAVRTNGFPFEITLDKPNTETKKAIEEAYAIQDGKIEAQVYDTVDNFMKDLRS
- a CDS encoding helix-turn-helix domain-containing protein, producing the protein MEISHEIKKRRTELNITQEELAERLDVTRAAVSNWEVGRNYPDIQLLLKISDELNISLDQLLRGDKTMVSSIDKKIKKGNFIDKYYIVFLTIVSTTLVGYFSFDNWVSTIIFGVISGGIFGVIIDSIGKSKTIK